One Actinospica robiniae DSM 44927 genomic region harbors:
- a CDS encoding TRM11 family SAM-dependent methyltransferase produces the protein MTRNDAHTEPAIECIGQQTIPGLEHLNAARHRVRPASVLCTAQSPSRSQRVGRYLPETIAHPGRMLPAIARHIIEAYTEPHELVFDPMCGIGTTLIEAMHLGRNAVGIEYEKQWVGLAERGIHHARNRGAHGAGYVWNADARQIPDGLLEAVRGRVRLLLTSPPYGPTCHGQVKVHGRAGHTGAIAKTDERYSRDRRNLAHRPAREMLAGFTDVLAAAHPLLKPGGIVAVTARPWRRNGHLIDLPSAVLRAGQAAGFTPLERCVALLGRCEEVNPGARDSGGCGCIPVTAHERLIAHGSFFQLDAARRANARGVPQSLITHEDILCMVKEASSRSSRQLKGSQVELQDTSGAAAGSSAEVRGDEPGRDS, from the coding sequence ATGACCAGGAATGACGCGCATACCGAACCCGCCATCGAGTGCATCGGACAACAGACGATTCCGGGCCTCGAGCATCTGAACGCAGCACGCCACCGCGTACGTCCGGCCTCCGTGCTGTGCACCGCCCAATCGCCCTCGCGATCCCAGCGCGTCGGCCGCTACCTGCCCGAGACGATCGCCCATCCAGGCCGGATGCTCCCGGCCATCGCCCGGCACATCATCGAGGCGTATACCGAGCCGCACGAGTTGGTGTTCGACCCGATGTGCGGGATCGGCACCACGTTGATCGAGGCGATGCACCTCGGGCGCAACGCGGTCGGCATCGAATACGAGAAGCAGTGGGTCGGCCTCGCCGAGCGCGGGATCCACCACGCTCGCAACCGAGGTGCCCACGGCGCCGGGTACGTCTGGAACGCCGACGCTCGCCAGATCCCGGACGGGCTCCTTGAGGCCGTACGCGGCCGGGTCAGACTTCTGCTGACCTCACCTCCCTACGGCCCGACCTGCCACGGGCAGGTCAAAGTCCACGGCCGGGCCGGGCACACGGGGGCGATCGCCAAGACCGACGAGCGCTACTCGAGAGATCGGCGCAACCTCGCCCACCGTCCCGCACGCGAAATGCTCGCCGGGTTCACCGACGTGCTCGCCGCCGCACATCCGCTACTCAAGCCCGGCGGCATCGTCGCGGTCACCGCCAGACCCTGGCGTCGAAACGGACACCTCATCGACCTGCCGAGCGCCGTCCTGCGCGCCGGCCAAGCAGCAGGCTTCACCCCGCTCGAACGCTGCGTCGCGCTGCTCGGCCGGTGTGAAGAAGTCAATCCTGGCGCCCGCGACTCGGGCGGCTGCGGATGCATTCCCGTCACTGCCCATGAGCGCCTGATCGCACACGGCTCGTTCTTCCAACTCGACGCCGCACGCCGCGCCAATGCCCGCGGTGTACCCCAGTCCCTCATCACTCACGAAGACATCCTGTGCATGGTCAAGGAGGCAAGTTCCAGAAGTTCACGTCAACTGAAGGGTTCTCAGGTCGAACTTCAGGATACTTCCGGGGCTGCGGCGGGGTCGAGTGCTGAGGTTCGCGGGGATGAACCGGGGAGGGACTCGTGA
- a CDS encoding helix-turn-helix domain-containing protein, translated as MKWNLRMAAAKREIWKASVLQRALAERGLVLSAGKMSGLWSGQPASLKLEELDVICAVLGCEIGELLIPEPEKVAPGPEAANLAPAAGMGGPGTTPLAIVPRRTGGRSLPPPIA; from the coding sequence ATGAAGTGGAACCTGCGGATGGCCGCGGCCAAACGCGAGATCTGGAAGGCCTCGGTCCTCCAGCGCGCCCTCGCCGAGCGCGGCCTGGTCCTGTCGGCCGGGAAGATGTCGGGCCTGTGGTCCGGCCAGCCCGCCTCCCTCAAACTCGAGGAACTCGACGTGATCTGCGCCGTACTCGGCTGCGAGATCGGCGAACTGCTCATCCCCGAGCCCGAGAAGGTCGCCCCCGGGCCCGAGGCCGCGAACCTCGCACCAGCCGCCGGGATGGGCGGCCCTGGCACGACCCCGCTCGCGATCGTCCCGCGCCGCACCGGCGGGCGCTCGCTGCCCCCACCGATCGCCTGA
- a CDS encoding tyrosine-type recombinase/integrase yields the protein MALALVRDLRDVRPVATAEAVAEFEVDLMAGFVLARASAGLSDSTIRGDVSHLDLMREWFGRPLWEMAPADADVYFGKVLRGAAGGTRLARAAALSVYFEFLELRHQAELHALTGIVAVCPLDELNRPRGRKDARLRIPPSEAEMTGLFTGWGQALGSARKFAPAARTYAAARLMADTGLRANETCRLDLADVRWELGRFGKLHVRYGKGSYGSGPRERMVPLLGGAAELLRWYIQDVWGQLDRDHARPGAPLFAAERRDIDGSARRVGYETLRAGLAEAAASYLPGWAGRLTPHVLRHYCASQLYLNNMDLISIQELLGHSWVATTMRYVHVHRTRIEDAWLAGQSRAAERLKGLA from the coding sequence TTGGCGCTTGCGCTCGTGCGCGACCTGCGCGACGTTCGGCCGGTGGCGACCGCGGAAGCCGTGGCGGAGTTCGAGGTCGACCTGATGGCCGGGTTCGTGCTCGCGCGGGCGTCGGCGGGCCTGAGCGACTCGACGATCCGTGGCGATGTCAGTCACCTGGATCTGATGCGTGAGTGGTTCGGCCGGCCGTTGTGGGAGATGGCGCCGGCGGATGCCGACGTGTACTTCGGGAAGGTGCTGCGCGGTGCGGCGGGGGGCACGCGACTGGCTCGTGCCGCCGCGCTCTCGGTGTACTTCGAGTTCCTCGAGCTACGCCATCAGGCCGAGTTGCACGCGCTGACCGGCATCGTCGCCGTCTGTCCGCTCGATGAGCTCAACCGGCCGCGCGGGCGCAAGGACGCCCGGTTGCGCATCCCGCCGAGCGAGGCGGAGATGACGGGGTTGTTCACCGGGTGGGGCCAGGCGCTCGGCTCGGCCCGCAAGTTCGCCCCGGCGGCCCGTACCTATGCCGCGGCGAGGCTGATGGCCGATACCGGGCTGCGCGCGAACGAGACTTGTCGGCTCGATCTCGCCGATGTGCGCTGGGAGCTGGGCCGGTTCGGCAAGCTGCACGTGCGCTACGGCAAGGGCTCCTACGGCTCCGGTCCGCGCGAGCGGATGGTCCCGCTGCTCGGCGGTGCCGCCGAGCTGCTGCGCTGGTACATCCAGGACGTGTGGGGCCAGTTGGACCGTGACCACGCCCGGCCCGGTGCGCCGTTGTTCGCCGCCGAGCGCCGGGATATCGACGGCAGTGCGCGCCGGGTGGGCTACGAGACGCTGCGCGCGGGCCTGGCCGAGGCCGCGGCGTCGTACCTGCCGGGGTGGGCGGGCCGGCTGACCCCGCACGTGCTGCGGCACTACTGCGCCTCCCAGCTCTACCTCAACAACATGGATCTGATATCCATACAGGAACTTCTCGGGCATTCGTGGGTGGCCACGACCATGCGGTACGTTCACGTGCACCGCACCCGGATCGAGGACGCGTGGCTGGCCGGCCAGTCACGCGCGGCCGAGAGACTCAAGGGGCTGGCGTAG
- a CDS encoding helix-turn-helix domain-containing protein has translation MNHNTRTPATVPGPLVADAGSLPPTLDILTAAKWLGIGRTTAYRLAERDEFPTPVLRVGRCYRVPTAPLIALLGIRPEAGPEADLAG, from the coding sequence ATGAACCACAACACCAGGACCCCCGCCACCGTTCCGGGCCCGCTGGTGGCCGACGCCGGCAGCCTGCCCCCCACCCTCGACATCCTCACCGCCGCCAAATGGCTCGGGATCGGCCGCACCACCGCCTACCGCCTGGCCGAGCGCGACGAGTTCCCGACCCCCGTCCTGCGCGTCGGTCGGTGCTACCGCGTCCCGACCGCCCCGTTGATCGCGCTGCTCGGCATCCGACCTGAGGCAGGGCCCGAAGCCGATCTGGCTGGATGA